From the genome of Streptomyces cathayae:
ACCGGACGGCTGGCCGACATGTGGCGGGGCTCGCCTGGCGCGGGGCGAACGGGTGCGGCCATCCTGCTCGGCAACCGTGTCGAGGCGGTCGAGAGCCTGCTCGCCGTCACCCGGGCGAGCGGGGTGGGGGTGCCGCTGGATCCCGGGAGCTCAGGGGCGGAGTTGGCCCGTCTGCTGGAGGACTGTGGTGCGCGCGTGCTCATCACCGATGAGGCCCGGCTGACGCATCGGCGGGGACTGCTGTCCCGCTCCGGGCTGATCGTGGTGGTG
Proteins encoded in this window:
- a CDS encoding AMP-binding protein; amino-acid sequence: MSRVAVPLPQGNQANRATIFPQESTEGAERVGTDTDTLRPLPESLREHARRLGGEGRLPDRRTRRTYRDLECRTGRLADMWRGSPGAGRTGAAILLGNRVEAVESLLAVTRASGVGVPLDPGSSGAELARLLEDCGARVLITDEARLTHRRGLLSRSGLIVVV